Proteins encoded by one window of Cannabis sativa cultivar Pink pepper isolate KNU-18-1 chromosome 4, ASM2916894v1, whole genome shotgun sequence:
- the LOC133037426 gene encoding MDIS1-interacting receptor like kinase 2-like, producing MLSSKIPLELGNLVSIRYVLDLSNNLLIGEIPTSLSKLTMLEILNISHNHLSGSIPQSFSNLISIRYIDFSYNNLTGPIPTGAIFQNASKSFYDGNLGLCGKATGLNPCKRQRNRISNGLILVISLVCGLILFVTVLVITLILCHKFKVLDKHKKDSKKNDTHQSLIWEKEAKFTFGEIVEATEDFDDKYCIGKGGFGTVYKAILRAHELVLAVKRLHMSDSSDISEVSRISFENEIRTLTEVRHRNIVKLYGFCSRNNGLYLVYKYANKGSLAKVLYESSDLDWDSRVKIVQGLAHAISYLHHDCSPPIVHRDVSLNNVLLGSDFVPILSDFGTARLLTPDLSIWTNIAGSYGYMAPELALTMCVTEKCDVYSFGVVALEIMMGKHPGELLESLSSTRSTDVENMLLKDVLDQRLLLPTGRLSAVVVLMVSLALSCTRIRPDSRPTMHFVAQELSTRSRASMISEPLRTITIEKLAVLQYQQQ from the exons ATGCTATCGAGTAAAATACCACTAGAGCTTGGAAATTTGGTCTCTATACGTTATGTATTGGATCTTAGCAACAATTTACTTATTGGAGAGATACCTACAAGCCTGTCCAAGCTTACAATGTTAGAAATTCTCAACATCTCTCATAACCACCTCTCTGGTAGTATTCCACAATCATTTTCCAACCTAATAAGCATACGTTACATCgatttttcttacaacaactTGACGGGTCCGATACCAACTGGAGCCATTTTCCAAAATGCTTCAAAAAGTTTTTATGATGGAAATCTCGGATTGTGTGGAAAAGCTACTGGACTTAATCCCTGTAAAAGGCAAAGAAACAGAATTAGCAATGGTCTTATATTAGTCATTTCTCTTGTTTGTGGCTTAATACTGTTTGTTACTGTCCTTGTTATCACTCTCATATTGTGTCATAAATTCAAAGTGTTGGATAAGCACAAAAAAGATTCCAAGAAAAATGACACGCACCAATCATTGATATGGGAAAAGGAAGCAAAatttacatttggagaaattgtAGAGGCAACTGAAGACTTTGATGACAAGTATTGCATTGGGAAAGGAGGTTTTGGTACCGTTTACAAGGCCATATTGAGAGCACATGAGTTAGTTCTAGCGGTTAAGCGGTTGCACATGTCAGATTCAAGTGATATTTCAGAAGTTAGTCGCATTAGTTTCGAGAATGAGATTCGAACTTTGACCGAAGTCCGACATCGAAACATTGTAAAACTTTATGGATTTTGTTCAAGAAACAATGGTTTGTACTTGGTGTATAAGTATGCAAACAAGGGTAGTCTTGCTAAAGTATTATATGAATCATCAGATCTTGATTGGGATTCAAGAGTGAAGATTGTTCAAGGATTAGCCCATGCAATCTCATACTTGCACCACGACTGTTCTCCACCAATCGTTCATCGCGACGTGTCCTTAAACAATGTACTACTTGGCTCTGATTTTGTTCCAATATTGTCAGACTTTGGCACGGCTCGGTTGTTGACTCCAGACTTGTCCATTTGGACAAATATAGCTGGATCCTATGGCTACATGGCCCCAG AGCTGGCTTTGACTATGTGTGTGACTGAAAAGTGTGATGTGTATAGTTTTGGAGTGGTAGCTTTAGAAATTATGATGGGAAAACACCCTGGAGAATTGTTGGAATCTTTATCGTCTACTCGTTCAACAGATGTGGAGAATATGCTATTAAAAGATGTGTTAGATCAACGGTTATTACTTCCTACTGGGAGATTATCAGCTGTTGTGGTGTTGATGGTGAGCTTGGCATTGTCATGTACTAGAATTAGACCAGATTCACGACCCACTATGCATTTTGTGGCACAAGAATTATCGACAAGGAGTCGAGCTTCCATGATCTCTGAGCCATTGAGGACTATTACGATTGAGAAACTTGCTGTACTCCAATATCAACAACAGTAG
- the LOC133037202 gene encoding LRR receptor-like serine/threonine-protein kinase GSO1, giving the protein MKRVGRTCFSVLLVLPIFVLSLLPLKISSSPRTQAEALIRWKNSLVLRPFSLDSWSNNNFNNLCNWTNVVCDGSNGEVSQIDLSNLELNGTLDKFNFSPFLNITVFNLNNNKLAGSIPTAIGNLTKLTLLDLSDNHIEGEIPVEISQLSELQYLSLFNNSLEGPIPYQLTNLQKVWYLSLGANYFENSDWSKFSSMPSLTYLDIFLNKFNSTFPNFISKCRNLTFLDMSRNSWIGSIPNSVFSNLIKLQSFNLTDNKFVGHLSSNISKLSKLKHLHLQSNFLKGNIPSGISLLHDLEILQLANNFLSGSIPSSIGQLKNLLQLKILDLSSNNLTGPIPTSMWNLKSLIFFSVSTNQLSGALPINISRLEKLEVLSAFANNFTGSIPLDIGNLKNLKSLVLSRNHFTGPIPTSLWNLKSLTLLQLFKNNLVGTIPPKIGNLKLLSIFDVSTNQLSGALPVNISRLSSLTILFAFKNNFTSSIPLEIGNLKKLKRLFLYENHLTGPIPTSLWNLKSLTSLKLFKNNLVGTIPSKIGNLKLLSTFDVSTNQLSGALPVDISRLSKLANLMVFKNNFTGSIPLEIGNLKKLKRLDLSKNHLTGPIPTSVWNLKNLIRVRLFRNSLVGTIPPEIQNLKLLSTLDVHTNQLSGALSVDISRLTNLKELFVHNNNFTGSIPSEIGNLKKLKRLDLSQNYLTGAIPTSLWNLKKLTGLRLFRNSLVGTIPPEIGNLKLLSSFDVSSNQLSGELPITISSLSNLKTFSVLNNNFTGTIPRDFGKKSPNLRFFMFVNNNFFGKLPPGLCNGFNLEYLGVSKNRFTGPLPECLRNCTKLKRVRLDGNRFTSNITNAFGVHPHLDSIFLNNNQFIGHISSTWGQCQNLTRLQMGQNKISGKIPPELGSLTKLKVLSLESNKLNGPIPTQLGNLKLLYQLNLSNNHLTGAIPLTLSNLSGLVDLDFSRNNLEA; this is encoded by the exons ATGAAAAGAGTTGGAAGAACTTGTTTCTCTGTTCTTCTTGTTCTTCCTATCTTTGTGCTTTCCTTGCTTCCATTGAAGATTAGTTCCTCACCAAGAACACAAGCAGAGGCTCTTATAAGATGGAAGAACAGCTTGGTGTTGAGACCATTTTCTCTCGATTCATGGTCCAACAACAACTTCAATAATCTTTGTAATTGGACTAATGTTGTCTGTGATGGTTCCAATGGAGAAGTCTCACAAATAGACCTCTCCAACTTGGAACTCAATGGAACATTGGACAAGTTCAACTTCTCTCCATTCCTTAACATCACCGTCTTCAACCTCAACAACAACAAACTTGCTGGTTCGATACCAACAGCCATTGGTAATCTCACCAAGCTCACTTTGTTGGACTTGAGTGACAATCACATTGAAGGGGAAATTCCAGTGGAGATAAGCCAATTGTCAGAGCTTCAATATTTGAGTCTCTTCAACAATTCTCTTGAGGGGCCAATACCTTACCAGCTCACCAATCTACAAAAGGTATGGTACTTATCACTTGGAgcaaattattttgagaattcaGATTGGTCTAAGTTTTCAAGCATGCCTTCCTTAACTTACCttgatatttttttgaataagttTAATTCAACATTCCCAAATTTCATATCAAAGTGTAGGAACTTGACCTTTCTAGACATGTCTCGAAATAGTTGGATTGGCTCAATTCCAAACTCTGTGTTTTCCAATCTCATCAAACTCCAATCTTTCAATCTCACAGATAACAAATTTGTGGGACATTTGTCATCTAATATTTCGAAACTTTCTAAGCTCAAACACCTTCATTTAcaatctaattttctcaaaggTAATATTCCTAGTGGAATTAGTCTTTTGCATGATCTTGAGATTCTTCAACTGGCTAACAATTTCTTAAGTGGGAGTATTCCTTCTTCTATTGGCCAACTTAAAAATCtattacaacttaaaattttggATCTTTCTTCTAACAATCTCACGGGTCCAATTCCAACTTCTATGTGGAACCTTAAAAGCCTAATCTTTTTTTCTGTAAGTACCAACCAACTATCAGGAGCACTGCCAATTAACATATCAAGGCTTGAGAAGTTGGAGGTGTTATCTGCTTTTGCAAATAATTTCACTGGTTCGATTCCCTTAGATATTGGAAACTTGAAAAACCTTAAAAGTCTGGTTCTTTCGAGGAACCATTTCACAGGTCCTATTCCAACTTCTCTATGGAACCTCAAAAGCCTCACCCTTTTGCAACTTTTCAAAAACAATTTGGTTGGAACCATCCCACCCAAGATTGGAAATTTAAAGCTCTTGTCAATTTTTGATGTAAGCACCAACCAACTATCAGGAGCCTTGCCAGTTAATATTTCAAGGCTGAGTAGCTTGACGATTTTATttgcttttaaaaataatttcactAGTTCAATTCCTTTGGAGATTGgaaacttaaagaaacttaaaagaTTGTTTCTTTATGAGAACCATCTCACAGGTCCTATTCCAACTTCTTTATGGAACCTTAAAAGCCTCACTagtttgaaacttttcaaaaacAATTTGGTTGGAACCATCCCATCAAAGATTGGAAATCTAAAACTCCTATCCACTTTTGATGTAAGCACCAACCAACTATCAGGAGCCCTACCAGTTGATATTTCAAGGCTAAGTAAGTTGGCAAACTTAatggtttttaaaaataatttcactGGTTCAATTCCTTTAGAGATTGGAAATTTGAAGAAACTTAAAAGATTGGATCTTTCTAAGAACCATCTCACGGGTCCTATTCCAACTTCTGTATGGAACCTCAAAAACCTCATCCGTGTGAGACTTTTCAGAAATAGTTTGGTTGGAACTATCCCACCAGAGATTCAAAATCTAAAACTCCTCTCAACTTTAGATGTACACACCAACCAACTCTCAGGAGCCCTGTCAGTTGATATTTCAAGGCTAACTAACTTAAAGGAATTATTTGTTCATAATAATAACTTCACTGGTTCAATTCCTTCAGAGATTGGAAACTTGAAGAAACTTAAAAGATTGGATCTTTCTCAGAATTATCTCACAGGTGCTATTCCAACTTCTTTATGGAACCTTAAAAAGCTCACCGGTTTGCGACTTTTCAGAAATAGTTTGGTTGGAACCATCCCACCAGAGATTGGAAATCTAAAACTTCTATCATCTTTTGATGTAAGCAGTAACCAACTATCAGGAGAGTTACCAATAACCATTTCCAGTCTTAGTAACTTGAAGACGTTCTCTGTTCTTAACAATAATTTCACAGGGACAATCCCTAGAGACTTTGGGAAGAAGAGTCCTAATTTGAGGTTTTTTATGTTTGTAAACAACAATTTCTTTGGAAAGTTGCCACCAGGTCTGTGTAACGGGTTCAATCTAGAGTATTTGGGTGTAAGCAAAAACAGATTTACAGGACCATTACCCGAGTGCCTGAGAAACTGCACCAAATTAAAAAGAGTAAGGCTTGATGGGAATCGATTCACAAGCAACATCACCAATGCTTTTGGAGTTCACCCACATCTTGATTCCATTTTCTTAAACAACAACCAATTCATTGGCCATATATCAAGTACGTGGGGACAATGTCAGAATCTCACCAGATTGCAGATGGGTCAAAATAAAATCTCTGGTAAGATCCCTCCAGAACTCGGGAGTTTGACAAAGTTGAAAGTTTTGAGCCTAGAGTCGAACAAATTGAATGGGCCAATTCCAACTCAATTGGGAAATCTTAAACTTTTGTACCAACTTAATCTCAGTAATAACCATTTAACAGGGGCAATCCCTCTGACTCTATCAAACTTGAGTGGGCTAGTGGATCTCGATTTTTCGAGAAACAATTTAGAAG CTTAA
- the LOC115714273 gene encoding uncharacterized protein LOC115714273 produces the protein MGCFLACFGTSKKDRKPRRRHRNQVLPRGAQQQRNASFNSVQCVVSSVREESENPISLVEELSQKQPEVQPSLSTRKKVTFDSNVKTYEHVSTHDDTDVSPVSEEDVKKKEKEKERDHAKLSLSNCSSEESSITSSSLLSFPPNHRYQNCRESDDEEEELDFGDSDLDEDEDDLDDGELDYEDEIIAPKRVAFGEVDNEIQTIGLSRNARDRRGYVHSVLNPVENLSQWKAVKVKGGKPVMMLPQKENNFSLDQEPNYKELSLSFKSKNDQSIKPKQDMAVDASLSNWLVTPGNTTPISKTSSFGFTTPDRCTSQGSNSVKSKDEDRPILGALTVEEIRQFSTTNSPKKSPCRSPDEMPIIGTVGTYWSHSGATTTSNDSGTDTSFKGIPNTTSKYSEDRRVNWHTTPFETRLERALNRGGTTEPIGTLSSY, from the exons ATGGGTTGTTTTCTTGCTTGTTTTGGTACTTCTAAAAAGGATCGTAAACCTAGAAGAAGACATAGGAATCAGGTTTTGCCAAGAGGAGCCCAACAACAA AGGAATGCTAGTTTCAATTCCGTACAATGTGTTGTCTCTTCTGTAAGAGAAGAGTCTGAAAACCCCATTAGCTTAGTTGAAGAGCTTTC gCAGAAGCAGCCCGAGGTTCAACCAAGCTTGAGTACAAGGAAAAAGGTGACTTTTGATTCAAATGTGAAAACTTATGAACATGTTTCAACTCATGATGATACAGATGTTTCACCAGTTAGTGAAGAAGATGTTAAGAAAAAGGAgaaggagaaagagagagatcaTGCCAAATTAAGCTTATCTAATTGTTCTTCTGAAGAGAGTTCGATCACTTCGAGCTCCTTGCTATCTTTTCCCCCGAATCATAGGTATCAAAATTGTAGAGaaagtgatgatgaagaagaagagttgGATTTTGGGGACAGTGATCTTGATGAGGATGAGGATGATCTTGATGATGGGGAGTTAGATTATGAAGATGAAATCATTGCACCGAAAAGGGTAGCTTTCGGGGAAGTGGATAATGAGATACAAACAATTGGGTTGAGCCGAAATGCTCGAGATAGAAGAGGTTATGTTCATTCTGTCCTAAATCCGGTTGAAAATCTTTCTCAATGGAAAGCTGTGAAAGTAAAAGGAGGTAAACCAGTAATGATGTTACCTCAGAAAGAGAATAATTTCTCATTAGATCAAGAACCAAATTACAAGGAGTTATCTCTTAGTTTCAAGTCAAAAAATGACCAATCCATTAAGCCAAAGCAAGATATGGCAGTTGATGCTAGCCTCTCAAATTGGTTGGTTACACCAGGAAATACCACACCTATTAGTAAGACTAGCTCATTTGGTTTTACTACTCCTGATAGATGCACATCTCAAGGATCAAACTCAGTGAAAAGCAAAGATGAAGATAGGCCAATATTAGGTGCTTTGACTGTTGAAGAGATAAGGCAATTCTCAACAACAAATTCGCCGAAGAAATCCCCTTGTCGAAGCCCCGATGAGATGCCAATAATAGGTACTGTTGGAACCTATTGGAGTCATTCAGGGGCTACTACTACTAGCAATGATTCTGGTACAGATACTTCTTTCAAAGGAATACCAAACACAACTAGCAAGTACAGTGAG GATAGAAGAGTGAATTGGCACACTACTCCATTTGAGACAAGGTTAGAGAGAGCTTTGAACAGAGGAGGGACTACTGAACCTATTGGCACTCTTAGCTCATATTAG
- the LOC133037203 gene encoding MDIS1-interacting receptor like kinase 2-like — translation MKRVSQTHFSVILLLLVFIFVWLPLKITCSPRTQAEALITWKKSLSMESSSLDSWDSNNIINLCNWTNVVCDVSNGEISQIDLSNLELNGKLDKFNFTPFLNITVFNLNNCKLSGSIPPAIGNLTKLTLLDLSDNDIEGEIPLEITQLSELQYLSLFNNFLEGPIPYQISNLKKVWYLSLGANNLVNSDWSKFSTMPSLTYLDLFLNFFNSTFPDFISKCKNLTFLDMSQNSWTGSIPESVFSNLVKLQSFNLTNIGFKGHLSANISNLSQLTHLHFPNNFLSGEIPQGIGLLHNLEVLELYNNTFSGSIPSSIGQLKNLLTLDLRTNFLNSTIPSQLGSCTKLSYLALGANNLRGEIPLSLSNLNSLTEIGISDNKLSGPLSSELISNWTSLTLLQLQNNTLSGKIPKEIGLLKNITFIFLYQNNFTGSIPSEIVNLEQLGSLDLSGNHLTGPIPKSLWNLKSLFAIQLFYNNLNGTIPPEIGNLELLQTFDVNTNQLSGELPVTISSLRNLEGFSVFTNNFEGTIPKDFGKFSPNLNVISFSNNSFNGELPLHLCSGLKLETLTVNNNNFTGSLPECLRKCTNLTRVRLDQNNFTANITNAFGSHPKLESIFFDDNQFIGQISSTWEKCKNLTRLQMGRNKISGKIPPELGNMKKLQYLSLESNNLSGEIPAELGNLRQLYFLNLSNNNLIGKIPQSLGNIAGILETLDLSRNNLSGNIPEWLSSCRSLYTLNLSHNILTGKIPELGNLVSLRYALDLSCNSLFGEIPSSLSKLIMLEILNISHNHLSGSIPQSFSNLISLSYIDFSYNNLIGPIPTGAIFLNAPGSAFDGNLGLCGNRKGIKPCKRHDNSRSKNVVILIITLVCGLVVLVTVIVITIILCHKKGSSQNDTHQSLIWGEAKFTFGEIVEATEDFDDKYCIGKGGFGTVYKAILRSQELVLAVKRLHMSDSSDIPEVSRISFQNEIRTLTKVRHRNIVKLYGVCTKKSQLYLVYKYANRGSLSKVLYDSTDLDWDSRVKIVQGLAHAISYLHHDCSPPIIHRDVSINNVLLGSNFVPMLSDFGTARLLIPNLSIWTNVVGSYGYMAPELALTMRVTEKCDVYSFGVVALEIMIGKHPGELLEYLSSLSRSKTLSENMLLKDVLDRRLLPPTGRLSMVVALVVSLALSCTRSEPESRPTMHLVSQELSTKITQASMIREPLRTITIEKLVAHQYQ, via the exons ATGAAAAGAGTTTCACAAACTCATTTCTctgttattcttcttcttcttgtttttatttttgtttggcttCCATTGAAGATTACTTGCTCACCAAGAACACAAGCAGAGGCTCTCATAACATGGAAGAAAAGCTTATCAATGGAATCATCTTCTCTGGATTCATGGGACAGCAACAACATCATTAATCTCTGCAACTGGACTAATGTTGTCTGTGATGTTTCCAATGGAGAAATCTCACAAATAGACCTCTCCAACTTGGAGCTCAATGGAAAATTGGACAAGTTCAACTTCACTCCATTTCTTAACATCACTGTCTTCAACCTCAACAATTGCAAGCTCTCTGGTTCCATACCACCAGCCATTGGTAATCTCACCAAGCTCACTTTGTTGGACTTGAGTGACAATGATATTGAAGGTGAAATCCCATTGGAGATAACCCAATTGTCAGAGCTTCAATATCTAAGTTTGTTCAACAATTTTCTTGAGGGGCCAATACCTTATCAGATCAGTAATCTCAAAAAGGTATGGTACTTATCACTTGGAGCAAACAATTTGGTGAATTCTGATTGGTCTAAATTTTCAACCATGCCTTCATTGACTTACCTtgatttattcttgaattttttcaattcaacATTCCCTGATTTCATATCAAAGTGTAAGAACTTAACTTTCTTAGACATGTCTCAAAACAGTTGGACTGGTTCAATTCCTGAATCTGTGTTTTCCAATCTTGTCAAACTCCAATCTTTCAATCTCACCAATATTGGATTCAAGGGTCATTTGTCAGCCAACATTTCAAATCTTTCTCAGCTCACACACCTTCATTTTCCAAATAACTTTCTCAGTGGGGAAATTCCTCAAGGAATTGGTTTGTTGCATAATCTTGAGGTTCTTGAATTGTATAACAATACCTTTAGTGGGAGTATTCCTTCTTCTATTGGTCAACTCAAGAATCTTTTGACTCTTGATCTTAGGACGAATTTCTTAAACTCAACGATTCCTTCTCAGCTTGGTTCTTGCACTAAGCTCAGTTACTTGGCTTTGGGTGCAAATAATCTCAGAGGGGAAATTCCTTTGTCATTATCCAATCTGAATAGTCTCACAGAAATTGGTATATCAGATAACAAACTTTCTGGTCCTCTCTCCTCTGAATTGATCTCTAATTGGACTTCTCTCACCTTATTACAACTTCAAAACAACACACTTAGTGGGAAAATTCCAAAAGAAATTGGCTTATTGAAAAACATCACCTTCATTTTCCTGTACCAGAATAATTTCACTGGTTCAATTCCTTCTGAGATTGTTAACTTGGAGCAACTTGGAAGCTTGGATCTTTCTGGTAACCATCTCACAGGTCCAATTCCAAAGTCTCTATGGAACCTCAAAAGCCTCTTCGCAATCCAACTTTTCTACAACAATCTGAATGGAACAATCCCACCAGAGATTGGAAATCTAGAACTCCTCCAAACTTTTGATGTCAACACCAACCAACTTTCAGGAGAGTTACCAGTTACCATTTCCAGCCTCAGAAACTTGGAGGGCTTCTCTGTTTTCACCAATAACTTCGAAGGAACAATCCCAAAAGACTTTGGCAAGTTCAGTCCTAATTTGAATGTCATTAGCTTTTCAAACAATAGCTTCAATGGAGAATTGCCACTCCATTTGTGCAGCGGTTTAAAGCTCGAAACTTTAACTGTAAACAACAACAATTTCACCGGATCATTGCCAGAATGCCTGAGAAAATGCACCAACTTAACCAGAGTTAGACTTGACCAGAACAATTTCACAGCAAACATCACCAATGCCTTTGGTTCTCACCCCAAACTTGAATCAATCTTTTTTGATGATAACCAATTCATTGGTCAAATTTCAAGCACATGGGAAAAATGCAAGAATCTCACCAGATTGCAGATGGGTCGAAACAAAATCTCTGGTAAAATCCCACCTGAGCTTGGAAACATGAAAAAGTTGCAATATTTGAGCTTGGAATCAAATAACTTGAGTGGAGAAATTCCTGCTGAACTGGGGAATCTAAGGCAACTATACTTTCTCAATCTCAGTAACAATAATTTGATTGGGAAAATACCTCAAAGTCTAGGCAATATAGCTGGTATTCTAGAAACTCTTGATTTATCACGAAACAATTTAAGTGGAAATATACCAGAATGGCTCAGTAGTTGCAGAAGTTTGTACACCTTGAATCTTAGCCACAATATACTCACAGGTAAGATACCAGAGCTTGGAAATTTGGTGTCTTTGCGTTATGCATTGGATCTCAGCTGCAATTCACTATTTGGAGAGATACCCTCAAGCCTCTCTAAGCTTATAATGCTGGAAATTCTCAACATCTCTCATAACCACCTCTCTGGTAGTATTCCACAATCATTTTCCAACCTAATAAGTTTAAGTTACATCgatttttcttacaacaactTGATAGGTCCGATCCCAACTGGAGCCATTTTCCTGAATGCACCAGGAAGTGCCTTTGATGGAAACCTTGGATTGTGTGGAAATCGTAAAGGAATCAAGCCCTGCAAAAGACATGATAACAGTAGAAGTAAGAATGttgtaatattaattattactcTTGTTTGTGGGCTAGTAGTGTTGGTTACTGTCATTGTAATCACTATCATATTGTGCCATAAAAAAGGTTCCAGCCAAAATGACACTCATCAGTCATTGATATGGGGGGAGGCAAAATTCACATTTGGAGAAATTGTAGAGGCAACTGAAGATTTTGATGACAAGTACTGCATTGGAAAAGGAGGCTTTGGCACTGTTTACAAGGCTATATTAAGATCGCAAGAGCTAGTTCTTGCGGTTAAGCGGTTGCACATGTCAGATTCAAGTGATATTCCAGAAGTTAGTCGCATAAGTTTCCAGAATGAGATTCGAACTCTGACTAAAGTCCGACACAGAAACATCGTAAAACTTTATGGGGTTTGTACAAAAAAGAGTCAATTGTATTTGGTGTATAAATATGCAAACAGAGGCAGTCTTTCTAAAGTATTATATGACTCAACCGATCTTGATTGGGATTCAAGGGTGAAGATAGTTCAAGGATTGGCCCATGCAATTTCATACTTGCACCACGACTGTTCTCCACCAATCATTCATCGCGATGTGTCAATAAACAATGTACTACTCGGATCCAATTTCGTTCCAATGTTGTCAGATTTTGGCACTGCTCGATTGTTGATCCCTAATTTGTCTATCTGGACAAATGTAGTTGGGTCTTATGGCTACATGGCCCCag AACTGGCTTTAACCATGCGTGTGACAGAAAAGTGCGATGTGTACAG